The Candidatus Arthromitus sp. SFB-mouse-Japan genome includes a region encoding these proteins:
- a CDS encoding lytic transglycosylase domain-containing protein, which produces MGAKSIEVACAVGLLISQVAFNNVHNTSASDMTYNSVVVEANDEVSQSYLSKKFYRVNITKNFECVEIDCDSYQENDKNTIYNEVDSAIMIASKKYGVDDKLIRSLIKQESNFNPRCVSHAGAIGLMQIMPNTIKKFNVQDPYDIYENIDAGTKHLKGMIERYSGDIVRAVAAYNCGGNALDKSGFRSLEDVSMLPKETRIHVTNIIHYYNNGF; this is translated from the coding sequence ATGGGTGCGAAGAGCATTGAAGTAGCTTGTGCCGTGGGACTTTTAATATCACAAGTGGCTTTTAATAATGTACATAATACTTCAGCATCAGATATGACTTATAATAGTGTTGTAGTTGAGGCAAATGATGAGGTGAGCCAATCTTATTTATCAAAAAAATTTTATAGGGTTAATATAACTAAGAATTTTGAATGTGTTGAGATTGATTGTGATTCATATCAGGAGAATGATAAAAACACGATATATAATGAGGTAGATAGTGCGATAATGATAGCTTCTAAGAAATATGGTGTTGATGATAAACTTATAAGATCTCTTATTAAGCAAGAATCAAATTTTAATCCCAGATGCGTTTCACATGCTGGGGCTATCGGACTTATGCAAATTATGCCAAATACTATAAAAAAATTTAATGTTCAAGATCCGTATGATATTTATGAGAATATTGATGCAGGTACTAAGCATTTAAAAGGAATGATAGAGAGGTATAGTGGGGATATAGTTAGAGCAGTTGCAGCCTATAATTGTGGTGGAAATGCTCTAGATAAAAGTGGATTTAGGTCTTTGGAAGATGTTTCTATGCTTCCTAAGGAAACTCGTATACATGTTACAAATATTATTCACTATTATAATAATGGTTTTTAA
- a CDS encoding pseudouridine synthase produces the protein MKRLDNFLVNNGYGSRKEVKKLIHQNSVSVNGEIVNKPSVHIDVDNDKVCVLGEEVLYKEFVYLMMNKPSGFVSAVYDKFDRTVLEIIDERDKILDPYPIGRLDKDTVGLLIISNDGDMCHRVLSPKRHVEKKYFVRVNGCLNDSFVGIFSDGIVLEDGIKCKSSKLKILKVYEGESECELILIEGKFHQIKRMFGVFGFMVTYLKRIEFGGIRLDENLKEGEYRHLTIEEINLLKMV, from the coding sequence ATGAAGAGATTAGATAATTTTCTTGTTAATAATGGTTATGGCAGTAGGAAAGAAGTTAAAAAGTTGATACATCAAAATAGTGTTAGTGTTAATGGAGAAATTGTAAATAAGCCATCTGTACATATTGATGTAGATAATGATAAGGTTTGTGTGCTAGGTGAAGAGGTTTTGTATAAAGAGTTTGTTTATTTGATGATGAATAAACCTTCTGGATTTGTTTCAGCAGTTTACGATAAATTTGATAGGACAGTTTTGGAAATTATAGATGAAAGAGATAAGATTCTAGATCCTTATCCAATAGGAAGACTCGATAAGGATACAGTTGGACTTTTAATTATTTCAAATGATGGAGATATGTGTCATAGGGTTTTATCTCCTAAACGTCATGTTGAAAAGAAATATTTTGTAAGGGTAAATGGATGTTTAAACGATTCATTTGTTGGAATATTTAGTGATGGTATAGTTTTAGAAGATGGTATAAAGTGTAAATCATCGAAGTTAAAAATACTTAAAGTTTATGAGGGTGAGTCAGAGTGTGAACTTATTTTGATTGAGGGTAAGTTTCATCAAATTAAGAGGATGTTTGGAGTTTTTGGATTCATGGTTACATATTTGAAGAGAATAGAGTTTGGTGGAATAAGGCTTGATGAAAATTTAAAAGAAGGAGAGTATAGGCATTTAACGATTGAAGAGATTAATCTATTAAAAATGGTTTAG
- a CDS encoding ATP-dependent helicase, translating to MELRELLNEEQYSAVTTIDGPLLILAGAGSGKTRTITYRIAHMVKNLGINSYQILAITFTNKAAKEMKDRVRSLIGEISDNMWISTFHSLCVRILRREIDKLGYTSSFTIYDFSDQKTLVKQCMDILKINQENIEPSEVLRRISNYKNQFIKPIEAISNTDNYREKLIAQIYEIYEKKLFENNSLDFDNLIFKTIELFERFPEILSFYQSKFKYIMVDEYQDTNYAQYYLVKMLADMNKNICVVGDDDQCIYQWRGADINNILDFEKDYKNTKIIKLEKNYRSKSNILDAANKVILNNIKRKKKILKATNNEGEKIKLFKASSAEEEALFVINEIFRIINSRGYEYRDFGILYRTNSQSRMFEEICVKNQIPYKLVGVMRFYERKEIKDVIAYIKTIVNPSDEISLRRIINEPKRGIGDTTLSKLLEYAERNGISLFDSMVACADIETISLRTQDIIKNFAKSIEEIRKYIDLNPSEFIRLMLDKIGYIDALKKSKDSDIDTRFENIQEFINASVNFEQLNIGSNIEDFLENISLVSETDKYDEKSSSITLMTIHSSKGLEFPVVFMVGMENGIFPSNKCFDEIDEMEESRRLCYVGITRAKDILYFTYANMRMVYGETGFRTKSKFLGEVPSDLMLNINFKGEEITLSQSMPSRSFGKFSYNPLDNDISKKCNDVSKDDVKIGMKIKHKNFGLGMVVKVEDDPESPKVIVAFDNNGIKKLALNNAPIEFV from the coding sequence ATGGAGTTAAGGGAGTTATTAAATGAGGAGCAATATAGTGCTGTTACAACTATAGATGGGCCATTACTTATTTTAGCCGGTGCAGGTTCAGGTAAGACTAGAACAATTACATATAGAATTGCTCATATGGTAAAAAATTTAGGAATTAATAGTTATCAAATACTTGCTATCACTTTTACAAATAAGGCAGCAAAGGAAATGAAGGACAGAGTTAGATCATTGATTGGTGAAATTTCTGATAATATGTGGATATCAACTTTTCATTCTTTGTGTGTTCGTATTTTAAGAAGAGAAATTGATAAGCTTGGTTATACAAGTTCATTTACTATTTATGATTTTTCAGATCAAAAAACTCTTGTTAAACAGTGTATGGATATTCTTAAGATTAATCAGGAGAATATTGAACCATCAGAAGTTTTGAGAAGGATTTCTAATTACAAAAATCAATTTATAAAACCAATTGAAGCTATTTCTAATACAGATAATTACAGAGAGAAATTAATTGCACAAATTTATGAAATTTATGAGAAAAAATTATTCGAAAATAATTCATTAGATTTTGATAATTTGATTTTTAAAACGATTGAATTATTTGAAAGGTTTCCCGAAATTCTGAGTTTTTATCAGTCCAAATTTAAATATATTATGGTTGACGAGTATCAGGATACAAATTATGCTCAATATTATTTAGTTAAGATGCTTGCAGATATGAATAAGAATATTTGTGTTGTTGGGGATGATGATCAATGTATTTATCAGTGGAGGGGTGCAGATATAAATAATATCTTGGATTTTGAAAAAGATTACAAGAATACTAAGATAATTAAGCTTGAAAAAAACTATAGATCGAAGTCAAATATATTAGATGCTGCGAATAAAGTAATTTTAAATAATATTAAAAGGAAGAAGAAAATTTTAAAGGCGACAAATAACGAGGGAGAGAAGATTAAATTATTTAAAGCAAGTAGTGCAGAAGAAGAAGCTTTATTTGTTATTAATGAAATTTTTAGGATTATTAATTCAAGAGGATATGAATATCGTGATTTTGGAATTTTGTATAGAACAAATTCACAATCAAGAATGTTTGAAGAAATATGTGTTAAGAATCAAATACCCTATAAGCTTGTAGGAGTTATGCGTTTTTATGAAAGAAAAGAAATTAAAGATGTAATTGCGTACATAAAAACAATAGTTAATCCTAGTGATGAGATAAGTCTTAGGAGAATTATAAATGAACCGAAAAGAGGTATTGGTGATACAACTTTGTCCAAATTATTAGAATATGCTGAGAGAAATGGTATTAGTTTGTTTGATTCAATGGTTGCATGTGCTGATATTGAAACTATTAGCCTTAGAACACAAGATATTATAAAGAATTTTGCTAAATCTATTGAAGAAATTAGAAAATATATTGATTTAAATCCGTCGGAATTTATTCGTTTAATGCTTGATAAAATTGGTTACATTGATGCTTTGAAGAAGTCGAAAGATTCTGATATAGATACTCGTTTTGAAAATATTCAGGAGTTTATAAATGCTTCTGTAAATTTTGAACAATTGAATATTGGAAGTAATATTGAAGATTTTCTTGAGAATATTTCACTTGTTAGTGAAACCGATAAATATGATGAAAAATCCTCTTCAATTACGCTTATGACGATTCACTCATCAAAAGGATTAGAGTTTCCCGTTGTGTTTATGGTTGGTATGGAAAATGGAATTTTTCCAAGTAATAAGTGTTTTGATGAAATTGATGAGATGGAGGAATCAAGAAGACTCTGTTATGTTGGTATAACGAGAGCTAAAGATATACTTTATTTTACATATGCGAATATGAGAATGGTTTATGGTGAAACTGGATTTAGAACTAAATCTAAATTTTTAGGAGAAGTTCCGAGTGATTTGATGTTGAATATTAATTTTAAAGGTGAAGAGATTACTCTTTCTCAGTCTATGCCATCAAGAAGTTTTGGGAAATTTAGTTATAATCCACTTGATAATGATATTTCAAAAAAATGTAATGATGTCTCAAAAGATGATGTTAAGATAGGGATGAAAATTAAACATAAAAATTTTGGATTGGGTATGGTTGTCAAGGTTGAAGATGATCCAGAAAGTCCAAAAGTTATAGTTGCTTTCGATAATAATGGAATTAAGAAACTTGCATTAAATAATGCACCGATTGAATTTGTTTAG
- the pglX gene encoding BREX-1 system adenine-specific DNA-methyltransferase PglX, protein MNKNVIKNFAVWARKSLIKEVTDKLLLLGITKDHVQEGVRDGNEYEEYKIGADRVYRIFGQDIEKREILVKKISERGFDSIVEEAAYTWFNRVIAIRFMEINNYLPSGIRVLSSLNKNKIDPDIVTYFDDLDFYVDREYILKLKSENKIDELFKYLFIEQCNALNEILPGIFKKTNDYRNLLFPVNLSNENSFIRKIIEEIDEKYFFNNVEIIGWLYQYYITEKKDEIFRRLKQNIKISKENIPSVTQIFTPKWIVKYMVENSLGRFYIENSGESEFPVKLKYFVDAEIGEPDFKNISPEDIKIIDPCMGSGHILVYAFDLLFEIYKEYGYLESEIPYLIFENNLFGIDIDDRAYELAYFALMMKGRSRFRKFLRNNNIKFNLYPIIESNEIYDSVLAKASILEHDKFYDVKYILDSFRDSKEYGSLLSVKKLDFDSIEDAIYPYLNEEELYCMKNLINLSRLLSSKYHIVVTNPPYMSSRGMGEKLALYLKENYPNSKMDLFSVFIERGFELTHDNGFNVMLTMQSWMFLYKFEKLRKSISESNTIVSLLHMDNNVMSIAFGTSATIFKKKSIEDYEGIYNYVKYEDINASGEPTNFPISHNRNSRIKLKSFDDVPGSPINYWISERAREIFREFKPLKEYFEPKQGMATTDNKTFVRYWYELNKSDIEFCSKNHNDVKNIDKKWFPYNKGGDYRKWYGNNEYIIKYENSGENLINFVKAKYPRITDPEFVIKNRKYYFKKGITWSLFGFKNFGVRYKDYGFIFDVSGSSLFPDKKYEKYILAFLCSNVCFYLLSSIAPTVNFQIGNIGDLPIIMDDSYLDDITKLANRNIYLCKKEWDFYETSWDFKVHPSIEFKISGRLKDSYDNFYREVETMFEEVKRNEERINFIFKEIYGFSDEVSYEVEDGNVSIRKIDEKKFVESFLSYFVGCVFGRYSLDYEKVIDNVDNIFKRDYEKFYPEKDNILIISTEEYFKNDIYNLFLKFLEIVFDKEFIDENLRFVCSSLGFKGGSYRENIVQYFLKDFFKNHSKIYNKCPIYFEFCSGKNNGINALTYIHRFSSEDFLKFKINYLDIIEHKYEEEILRFENIYENEKFLKSKKYKETLILKLEECKKYNQIIKCISEKFIEINLEDGISNIYEKLQKEGDFYNQNIFK, encoded by the coding sequence ATGAATAAGAATGTAATTAAAAATTTTGCTGTTTGGGCGAGGAAAAGTTTAATAAAGGAAGTAACTGATAAGCTTCTTTTACTTGGTATTACGAAAGATCATGTACAAGAAGGTGTAAGAGATGGGAATGAGTATGAGGAGTATAAAATAGGAGCAGATAGGGTATATAGAATTTTTGGACAAGATATAGAGAAAAGAGAAATTTTAGTTAAGAAAATTAGTGAAAGAGGATTTGATTCTATTGTTGAGGAAGCTGCTTATACTTGGTTCAATCGTGTAATTGCTATAAGATTTATGGAAATTAATAATTATCTTCCATCTGGTATTAGGGTTTTGTCGTCTTTAAATAAGAATAAGATTGATCCTGATATAGTTACATATTTTGATGATTTGGATTTTTATGTCGATAGAGAATATATTCTTAAGCTTAAAAGCGAGAATAAAATTGATGAATTATTTAAGTATTTGTTTATTGAGCAATGCAATGCTTTAAATGAAATTCTTCCTGGAATTTTTAAAAAGACAAATGATTATAGAAATTTACTTTTTCCAGTTAATCTTTCTAATGAGAATAGTTTTATTAGAAAAATTATAGAGGAAATTGATGAAAAATATTTTTTCAATAACGTTGAAATTATTGGTTGGCTTTATCAATACTACATAACAGAAAAGAAGGATGAAATTTTTAGGAGACTTAAGCAAAATATAAAGATATCTAAAGAAAATATACCTTCTGTAACTCAAATTTTTACACCTAAATGGATTGTTAAGTATATGGTCGAAAATTCTCTTGGGAGATTCTACATAGAAAATAGTGGAGAAAGTGAATTTCCAGTAAAACTTAAATATTTTGTTGATGCAGAGATTGGGGAACCTGACTTTAAAAATATTTCACCAGAAGATATAAAAATAATTGATCCATGTATGGGTAGTGGCCATATTTTGGTTTATGCATTCGATCTTCTTTTTGAGATCTATAAGGAGTACGGATATTTAGAGAGTGAGATTCCGTATTTAATATTTGAAAATAATTTGTTTGGAATTGATATTGATGATAGGGCGTATGAACTTGCATACTTTGCTCTTATGATGAAAGGTAGAAGTAGATTTAGGAAATTTTTAAGGAATAATAATATTAAGTTCAATCTTTATCCGATTATTGAGAGTAATGAAATATATGATAGTGTACTTGCGAAGGCAAGTATTCTTGAGCATGATAAATTTTATGATGTTAAATATATATTGGATTCATTTAGAGATTCAAAGGAATATGGTTCTCTTTTATCTGTGAAGAAACTTGATTTTGATTCAATAGAAGATGCTATATATCCTTATTTAAATGAAGAAGAGCTTTATTGTATGAAAAACTTAATTAATCTCTCAAGACTTTTGAGTAGTAAGTATCACATTGTTGTAACAAATCCTCCATACATGAGTAGTCGTGGAATGGGGGAAAAACTTGCACTTTATTTAAAAGAGAATTATCCAAATAGTAAAATGGATTTATTTTCCGTATTTATTGAGAGGGGATTTGAGTTAACACATGATAATGGATTTAATGTAATGCTCACTATGCAATCTTGGATGTTTCTTTATAAATTTGAGAAACTTAGAAAATCTATATCAGAAAGTAATACGATAGTTTCACTTTTACATATGGACAATAATGTAATGTCAATTGCTTTTGGAACGAGTGCTACCATATTTAAGAAGAAATCGATTGAAGATTATGAAGGAATATACAACTATGTTAAATATGAAGATATTAATGCAAGTGGTGAGCCTACTAATTTTCCAATATCGCATAATAGGAACTCAAGGATAAAATTGAAATCATTTGATGATGTTCCAGGATCTCCAATAAATTATTGGATAAGTGAGAGGGCAAGAGAAATTTTTAGAGAGTTTAAACCTCTTAAAGAATATTTTGAGCCAAAACAAGGTATGGCAACAACTGATAATAAAACTTTTGTTAGATATTGGTATGAACTTAACAAAAGTGATATAGAATTTTGCTCTAAAAATCATAATGATGTGAAGAATATAGATAAGAAATGGTTTCCATATAACAAAGGTGGGGACTATAGGAAATGGTATGGAAATAATGAGTACATAATTAAATATGAGAATTCTGGAGAAAATCTTATAAATTTTGTGAAGGCGAAATATCCTCGAATAACTGATCCAGAGTTTGTGATTAAAAATAGAAAGTATTATTTCAAAAAAGGAATTACATGGTCTTTATTTGGTTTTAAAAATTTTGGTGTTAGGTATAAAGATTATGGATTTATTTTTGATGTTTCTGGATCTTCTCTTTTTCCAGATAAAAAGTATGAAAAATATATTTTAGCTTTTTTGTGTTCAAATGTTTGTTTTTATCTATTATCTTCTATAGCACCGACAGTTAATTTTCAAATAGGTAATATTGGAGATCTTCCGATTATAATGGATGATTCATATTTAGATGATATAACAAAGCTTGCTAATAGAAATATTTATTTGTGCAAAAAAGAATGGGATTTTTATGAAACATCTTGGGATTTTAAAGTTCATCCATCAATTGAATTTAAGATAAGTGGAAGACTTAAAGATTCTTATGATAATTTTTATAGAGAAGTTGAAACCATGTTCGAGGAGGTTAAGAGAAATGAGGAGAGAATAAATTTTATTTTCAAAGAAATTTATGGATTTTCAGATGAGGTTTCTTACGAAGTTGAAGATGGAAATGTATCTATAAGAAAGATTGATGAGAAAAAATTTGTTGAGAGTTTCTTGAGTTATTTTGTTGGATGTGTGTTTGGAAGATATTCGCTTGATTATGAGAAGGTTATAGATAATGTAGATAATATTTTTAAAAGGGATTATGAAAAATTTTACCCAGAAAAAGATAATATTTTAATAATTTCTACAGAGGAATATTTTAAAAATGATATTTACAATTTATTTTTGAAGTTTTTAGAAATTGTATTTGATAAGGAGTTTATTGATGAGAATTTAAGATTTGTTTGTAGCTCTCTTGGATTTAAGGGTGGAAGTTATAGAGAAAATATTGTTCAGTATTTCTTAAAGGATTTTTTTAAAAATCATTCAAAGATTTATAACAAATGTCCGATTTATTTTGAATTTTGTTCAGGTAAAAATAATGGTATTAATGCTTTAACTTATATTCATAGGTTTTCGAGCGAAGATTTTCTAAAATTTAAGATAAATTACTTAGATATTATAGAACATAAGTATGAAGAGGAAATATTAAGATTTGAAAATATATATGAAAATGAGAAATTTTTGAAATCTAAGAAATATAAAGAAACTTTAATTTTAAAACTTGAAGAATGTAAGAAATATAATCAAATAATTAAATGTATAAGTGAAAAATTTATAGAGATAAATTTGGAGGATGGGATCTCAAATATTTACGAAAAATTACAAAAGGAGGGTGATTTTTATAATCAAAATATATTTAAATAA
- a CDS encoding triple tyrosine motif-containing protein gives MNELLIDFSLASPQDKNVSINIKVSGLDEELVYRFCVGINGVWYTIQDFSTKQEAVWIPSEYGNYIVMVQAKNISSKKAFDYIARENYIIGKDFEDEKIIKSLHLDKDIYSVGEQLVLSVDSSYSPSLYKFWINGQYGWELLKEYTHDDKLILTLNEVGEKEILVQCRKQDSENNFDDFATVKFYVNDVGKIEIQSLKSLSKELISGEELIFQCDVSNEENKTVLYKFLVVNEEGKAEVVQDYSTKSIVSFIENGYGKFRLLVLVKDLYSINNYDDRAIIIYDVKPYNEIKIIELSANLSSPHYTGHPITFNIQVEGGKNLLYKYVINGPSSDDEPFIEESGYLRENFYQWVPKISGNYNVKVYVRDESTPQGYDVYTEMNFEVLPYISQVVKILDVQIDSYNKHVKNKPIGIIVKAEGGLKLQYSFIITKENREVGYIEYSDKNFLTFMPQEQGYYELEIRVKDMFSVQEYDVSTILHFKVWDYYPAKIDYILYKNQECYVVGEPIIFNVIAQNTKQTLFKYVLSIDDQVIVETQFKDDISFDYVPTVKGKYTLSVMAKNKSSKLEYDTLKEARIYVQDSFPITNTKIICEAKDDYLLVNNSIFFVVNTKGGRDIGYEFYLMEQGMWRRVQTYSRKNTYSFIPFKEGQYKLLVLTKSEYKNCNYEDYDIYEFNVT, from the coding sequence GTGAATGAATTATTGATAGATTTTAGCTTAGCGTCTCCACAAGATAAGAATGTGTCAATAAATATAAAGGTTTCGGGATTAGATGAGGAATTAGTATACAGGTTTTGTGTGGGAATTAATGGTGTTTGGTATACTATACAGGATTTTTCTACGAAACAAGAGGCCGTGTGGATTCCTTCAGAGTATGGAAATTATATAGTTATGGTTCAGGCTAAAAATATTTCAAGTAAGAAAGCATTTGATTATATAGCTAGAGAAAATTATATAATTGGTAAAGATTTTGAAGATGAAAAAATAATAAAATCACTACATTTGGATAAAGATATTTATTCAGTTGGTGAACAATTAGTTTTGAGTGTTGACTCGTCATACTCACCAAGTCTTTATAAATTTTGGATAAATGGTCAATATGGATGGGAATTATTAAAAGAATATACACATGATGATAAGCTTATTTTGACTCTGAATGAGGTAGGAGAAAAAGAGATACTTGTGCAGTGTAGGAAGCAGGATTCTGAAAATAATTTTGATGATTTTGCAACTGTAAAGTTTTATGTTAATGATGTCGGTAAGATTGAGATACAGTCTTTGAAAAGTTTAAGCAAGGAACTTATTTCGGGTGAAGAACTAATCTTTCAGTGTGATGTAAGTAATGAAGAGAATAAAACTGTTTTATACAAATTTTTAGTGGTTAATGAAGAAGGTAAAGCAGAAGTAGTACAGGATTATTCCACTAAAAGTATAGTTTCATTTATTGAAAATGGGTACGGTAAGTTTAGATTGCTTGTGCTTGTAAAGGATCTTTACTCCATAAATAATTACGATGATAGGGCAATTATTATATATGATGTTAAACCCTATAATGAGATAAAAATAATAGAACTATCTGCTAATTTAAGTTCTCCACACTATACAGGGCATCCTATAACTTTTAATATTCAGGTTGAAGGTGGAAAGAATTTATTGTACAAGTATGTAATAAATGGGCCAAGCAGTGATGATGAACCTTTTATTGAAGAAAGTGGTTATTTAAGAGAAAATTTTTATCAATGGGTACCAAAAATTTCGGGTAATTACAATGTTAAGGTTTATGTAAGAGATGAAAGTACACCACAAGGTTATGATGTGTATACTGAAATGAATTTTGAGGTATTGCCATACATTTCTCAAGTAGTGAAAATTTTGGATGTACAAATAGATTCGTATAATAAGCACGTGAAGAATAAACCTATAGGTATTATTGTTAAAGCTGAGGGCGGGTTGAAATTACAATATAGTTTTATAATTACAAAAGAGAATAGAGAAGTTGGATATATAGAGTATAGTGATAAAAACTTTTTGACTTTTATGCCCCAAGAGCAAGGGTATTATGAGCTTGAAATAAGGGTTAAGGATATGTTCTCAGTTCAGGAGTATGATGTATCTACAATACTTCACTTTAAGGTATGGGATTATTATCCTGCGAAGATAGATTATATTCTCTATAAAAATCAGGAGTGCTACGTTGTAGGAGAACCGATAATATTTAATGTAATCGCTCAGAATACTAAACAAACTTTATTTAAATATGTTTTGTCTATTGATGATCAAGTAATAGTTGAAACTCAATTTAAAGATGATATATCTTTTGATTATGTTCCTACAGTTAAAGGAAAGTATACGCTTTCTGTTATGGCTAAAAATAAAAGTTCAAAGTTAGAGTACGATACATTAAAAGAAGCTCGTATATATGTTCAGGATTCATTTCCAATTACTAATACAAAAATTATTTGTGAGGCCAAAGATGATTATTTACTTGTCAATAATTCTATATTCTTTGTTGTAAATACAAAGGGTGGACGTGATATTGGATATGAATTTTATTTAATGGAACAAGGCATGTGGAGGAGAGTACAGACCTATAGTAGGAAGAATACTTATAGTTTTATTCCGTTTAAAGAAGGTCAATATAAGTTACTTGTTCTCACAAAGAGTGAGTATAAGAATTGCAACTATGAAGATTATGATATATATGAATTTAATGTAACTTAA